In Triticum urartu cultivar G1812 chromosome 6, Tu2.1, whole genome shotgun sequence, the following proteins share a genomic window:
- the LOC125512313 gene encoding cytochrome P450 87A3-like, translating into MEALWVVALAMAVAFILWTYRWSHPKANGRLPPGSLGLPLLGETMQFFAPNPTCDVSPFVKDRVNRYGTVFKTSVVGRAMVVSADPDLNHYVFQQEGKLFESWYPATFTEIFGRDNVGSLHGFMYKYLKTLVLRLYGQENLRAVLFADTDTACRATLASWASQPSVELKDGLSTMIFDITAKKLIGYEPTKSSESLRKNFVAFIRGLISFPVNIPGTAYHECMKGRRNAMTVLKRMMRERMADEGRQPEDFLDVMIEELRREKPVLTETVALDLMFVLLFASFETTALALTLGIRLITENPKVLEALTEEHEAIVRDRKDLDAGLTWAEYKSMTFTSQVTLEIARIANIVPGIFRKALQDIEFKGYTIPAGWAVMVCPPAVHLNPEIYEDPLAFNPWRWQDKMEITGGTKHFMAFGGGLRFCVGTDLSKVLMATFIHCLVTKYRWKTVKGGNIMRTPGLSFPDGFHIQLFPKN; encoded by the exons ATGGAAGCACTATGGGTTGTTGCCTTGGCCATGGCCGTAGCATTCATCCTGTGGACGTACAGATGGAGCCACCCCAAGGCGAACGGGCGGCTGCCCCCGGGCTCCCTCGGCCTCCCTCTCCTCGGCGAGACCATGCAGTTCTTCGCTCCTAATCCTACCTGCGATGTCTCCCCCTTTGTCAAGGACAGGGTGAACAG GTACGGTACCGTCTTCAAGACCAGCGTCGTCGGCCGGGCGATGGTGGTGTCGGCAGACCCGGACCTTAACCACTACGTGTTCCAGCAGGAGGGTAAGCTGTTCGAGAGCTGGTACCCGGCCACCTTCACCGAGATCTTTGGCCGCGACAACGTCGGCTCCCTGCACGGGTTCATGTACAAGTACCTCAAGACCCTCGTGCTCCGCCTGTACGGCCAGGAGAACCTCCGGGCGGTGCTCTTCGCCGACACGGACACTGCCTGCCGCGCCACCCTCGCCTCCTGGGCTAGCCAGCCGAGCGTCGAGCTCAAGGACGGCCTCTCCACC ATGATCTTCGACATAACCGCGAAGAAGCTGATCGGTTACGAGCCAACCAAGTCGTCCGAGAGCCTGAGGAAGAACTTCGTGGCCTTCATCCGGGGGCTTATCTCCTTCCCGGTGAACATCCCCGGCACAGCGTATCATGAGTGCATGAAG GGGAGAAGGAACGCCATGACTGTGCTCAAGAGGATGATGAGGGAGAGGATGGCGGACGAGGGGAGGCAGCCCGAGGACTTCCTCGACGTGATGATCGAGGAGCTGAGGAGGGAGAAGCCCGTCCTTACCGAGACCGTGGCCCTGGACCTCATGTTCGTGCTCCTCTTCGCGAGCTTCGAGACTACTGCCTTGGCCCTCACGCTAGGCATCAGGCTCATTACCGAGAACCCGAAGGTGCTCGAAGCGTTAACG GAGGAGCATGAGGCGATTGTTAGGGACAGGAAGGACCTGGATGCCGGCCTCACGTGGGCAGAGTACAAGTCCATGACCTTCACCTCTCAG GTCACGTTGGAGATAGCAAGGATAGCCAACATCGTGCCCGGGATTTTTCGTAAGGCCTTGCAAGACATTGAATTCAAAG GCTACACTATTCCAGCAGGGTGGGCAGTCATGGTGTGCCCTCCAGCAGTGCATCTAAATCCCGAAATTTATGAGGACCCATTGGCGTTTAACCCATGGAGGTGGCAG GATAAGATGGAAATCACCGGTGGAACAAAGCATTTCATGGCGTTCGGCGGGGGTCTCCGGTTCTGCGTCGGAACCGACCTCAGCAAGGTCCTGATGGCGACCTTCATCCACTGCCTGGTGACAAAATACAG ATGGAAGACGGTAAAAGGAGGTAACATAATGCGTACCCCAGGACTGAGCTTCCCAGATGGCTTTCACATTCAGCTCTTCCCTAAGAACTGA
- the LOC125514092 gene encoding probable methyltransferase PMT15 gives MGVRSAATKLHIPPAHSAARRSFFLPLAAVALLCSASYLLGAWHHGGGFSPSSPSRSVTIATDISCTTTTLTPSTTTAAAAQSLDFSAHHAAAVDAVASRAASSASSAPRRYPACPAEYSEYTPCEDVKRSLRYPRDRLVYRERHCPSGRERLRCLVPAPAGYRNPFPWPASRDVAWFANVPHKELTVEKAVQNWIRVDGDKLRFPGGGTMFPHGADAYIDDIGKLIPLHDGSIRTALDTGCGVASWGAYLLSRDILAMSFAPRDSHEAQVQFALERGVPAMIGVLASNRLTYPARAFDMAHCSRCLIPWHLYDGLYLIELDRVLRPGGYWILSGPPINWKKYWKGWERSKEDLNAEQEAIEAVARSLCWKKIKEAGDIAVWQKPANHAGCKASRKAAKSPPFCSKKNADAAWYDKMEACVTPLPEVSDASEVAGGAVKKWPHRLTAVPPRVSRGTVKGVTAKAFQQDTELWKKRVRHYKAVINQFEQKGRYRNVLDMNARLGGFAAALASYPLWVMNMVPAVANSSALGVVYERGLIGSYQDWCEGTSTYPRTYDLIHADSVFTLYKSRCEMDTILLEMDRVLRPEGTVIIRDDVDMLVKVKSVADRMRWDSQIVDHEDGPLVREKILLVAKTYWTAKNQ, from the exons ATGGGGGTCCGGTCGGCGGCCACGAAGCTGCACATCCCCCCCGCCCACTCCGCCGCCCGGCGCTCCTTCTTCCTGCCGCTCGCCGCCGTCGCCCTCCTCTGCTCCGCCTCCTACCTCCTGGGCGCCTGGCACCACGGCGGCGGCttctccccttcctccccctcccGCTCCGTCACCATTGCCACCGACATCTCCTGCACCACCACCACCCTCACCccctccaccaccaccgccgccgccgctcagTCCCTCGACTTCTCCGCGCACCACGCGGCGGCGGTCGACGCCGTGGCGTCCAGGGCCGCGTCCTCCGCGTCCTCGGCGCCGCGGAGGTACCCGGCGTGCCCGGCCGAGTACTCGGAGTACACGCCGTGCGAGGACGTGAAGCGGTCGCTGCGCTACCCGCGGGACCGGCTGGTGTACCGGGAGCGGCACTGCCCCTCGGGGCGCGAGCGGCTGCGGTGCCTGGTGCCGGCGCCCGCCGGGTACCGCAACCCGTTCCCGTGGCCGGCCAGCCGCGACGTCGCGTGGTTCGCCAACGTGCCGCACAAGGAGCTCACCGTGGAGAAGGCGGTGCAGAACTGGATCCGCGTGGACGGGGACAAGCTCCGGTTCCCCGGCGGCGGGACCATGTTCCCGCACGGCGCCGACGCCTACATCGACGACATTGGGAAGCTCATCCCGCTCCACGATGGCTCCATCCGCACCGCGCTCGACACCGGCTGCGGG GTGGCGAGCTGGGGCGCGTACCTGCTGTCCCGGGACATCCTGGCCATGTCCTTCGCGCCGCGGGACTCGCACGAGGCGCAGGTGCAGTTCGCGCTGGAGCGCGGCGTCCCCGCCATGATCGGCGTCCTCGCTTCCAACCGCCTCACCTACCCGGCCCGCGCCTTCGACATGGCGCACTGCTCCCGCTGCCTCATCCCCTGGCACCTCTACG ATGGATTGTACCTGATCGAGTTGGACCGTGTCCTGCGCCCCGGCGGGTACTGGATCCTGTCCGGGCCGCCCATCAACTGGAAGAAGTACTGGAAGGGGTGGGAGAGGAGCAAGGAGGACCTCAACGCCGAGCAGGAGGCGATCGAGGCGGTCGCCCGGAGCCTCTGCTGGAAGAAGATCAAGGAGGCCGGCGACATCGCCGTCTGGCAGAAACCCGCCAACCACGCCGGCTGCAAGGCCTCCCGCAAGGCCGCCAAGTCGCCGCCGTTCTGCTCCAAGAAAAATGCCGACGCAGCGTG GTACGACAAGATGGAGGCCTGCGTGACGCCACTGCCGGAGGTCTCGGACGCGAGCGAGGTGGCCGGCGGCGCGGTGAAGAAGTGGCCGCACAGGCTCACGGCCGTGCCGCCCAGGGTCTCCCGGGGCACGGTCAAGGGCGTGACGGCCAAGGCGTTCCAGCAGGACACGGAGCTGTGGAAGAAGCGGGTCCGCCACTACAAGGCGGTGATCAACCAGTTCGAGCAGAAAGGACGGTACCGCAACGTGCTCGACATGAACGCCCGCCTCGGCGGCTTCGCGGCGGCGCTGGCGAGCTACCCGCTGTGGGTCATGAACATGGTCCCGGCCGTGGCCAATTCCAGCGCACTCGGGGTGGTCTACGAGCGCGGCCTCATCGGAAGCTACCAGGACTG GTGCGAGGGCACGTCCACCTATCCGCGGACCTACGATCTCATCCACGCCGACTCGGTCTTCACTCTGTACAAGAGCAG GTGTGAGATGGACACCATTCTGCTGGAGATGGACAGGGTCCTGAGGCCCGAGGGCACGGTGATCATCAGAGACGACGTGGACATGCTGGTGAAGGTCAAGAGCGTCGCCGACCGGATGAGGTGGGACAGCCAGATCGTCGACCACGAAGACGGCCCGCTCGTCCGGGAGAAGATCCTCCTGGTTGCCAAGACGTATTGGACTGCCAAGAACCAATAG